The following DNA comes from Desulfobaculum xiamenense.
TCGACGCCGAGGGCATTAGCATTCCCTTCCCCCAGCGCGATGTGCACATCGTCGCAGGCGCGCAGGGCTAGACGCGCACTGCATTTCGCACAAACGGACAAGGGCCGGCCCCCTCGCGGGGACCGGCCCTTTTTCTTGCCGACTCGAACCGTGCAAGAGATTACATCTTGTACAGCTGATCGCCGGGAATGATCTTGATGTTGTTCTTCTGAAGGATTTCGATGGCCTGATCGGTGCGGTCGAAGCGGAAGATCATGACGGCGTTCTTGCCGCTCTGCTGCACGAAGGCATACATGTATTCCACGTTCACGCCGTGTTCGGACAGCATGCCGAGGATGGCATGCAGGCCGCCGGGCTGGTCGGCGACTTCCGCCGCGACCACGGTGGTCCGCCCCACGGTGAAGCCGTTGTCCTTGAGAACGGTCTTGGCCTTCTCGAAGTCGTCCACGATGAGCCTGAGGATGCCGAAGTCCGAGGTGTCGGCCAGGGACAGCGCCCGGATGTTCACCTTGTTTTCGCTCAGCACTCGGGTGACCTCCGCAAGGCGGCCCGCTCTGTTCTCCAGGAAAATGGAAATCTGTTCGGATTTCATTGTATAGCGTCTCCCGTTTCAGCGTTCTGGTGCCGTCATTCTCCAACAAGGAGGAACGGTTGCCGATTTTCTATCCGATAAACGGTCGTGTTGGCAAGCGGCGGACCGCATGGCCCGCCGCTCGTGATGCTAGCTGTTGCGCAGGTCGATGATGCGCTTGGCCTTGCCCTCGGAGCGCTCGATGGTCTTGGGCTCCACCAGCTTGACCTTGGCCGTGACGCCGAGGAATTCCTTGATGCTCTTCTGGATTTTGCCTTCGAGCATCTGCAGGCCGCGGATTTCGTGGCTGAGGAACTTCTCGTCCACTTCCACGCGGATTTCCATGGTATCGAGGGAGGCTTCGCGCTTGACGATGATCTGGTAGTGCGGCGCGGTGCCCTCGGTTTCGAGGATGATGCTCTCGATCTGCGAGGGGAACACGTTGACGCCGCGAATGATGAGCATGTCGTCGCTGCGGCCCATGATGCGGTGCATGCGCACGTGGGTGCGGCCGCACTTGCAGGGCACGTAGTCGAGGCGGGTGAGGTCGCGCGTTCTGTAGCGCAGAAGCGGCAGGGCCTCCTTGGTCAGCGTGGTGATGACCAGCTCGCCCACGGAGCCTGCGGGCAGGGGCTCGCCGGTGACGGGGTCGATGATCTCGGGCAGGAAGTGGTCCTCGGCCATGTGCAGGCCGTTTTGCGCCTCGCGGCACTCGATGGCCACGCCGGGGCCCATGATCTCGGACAGACCGTAGATGTCCACGGCTGTGATGCCGAGCTTGTTTTCCAGATCGCGGCGCATTTCCTCGGTCCACGGCTCCGCGCCGAAGATGCCGATGCGCAGCGGAAGTTCCTTGATGTCGATGCCCGCATCCACGGCGGCTTCATAAAGGTACTGCATGTAGGACGGCGTGCTGCAGATGACCGTGGGGCCGAAGTCCTTGAGCAACTGCACCTGACGGCGCGTGCTACCGCCGGAGACGGGTACGATGGTCGCCCCCAGTTCCTCCGCGCCGTAGTGCACGCCAAGCCCGCCCGTGAACAGGCCGTAGCCGTACGCATTGTGCACGATGTCCGCCGAGTTGGCTCCGGCGGCGACGAAGGAGCGCGCCATGAGGCTGGCCCAGGTGCGCACGTCGCGCCGGGTGTAGCCGACGACGGTGGCCTTGCCCGTGGTGCCGCTTGAGGAGTGGATGCGCACCACGTTTTCCCTCGGCACAGCAAACAGGCCGAAGGGATAGTTGTTCCGGAGATCCTGCTTTTCGGTAAACGGTAGGTACTGGACGTCGGAAAGGCTACGGATGTCGGCGGGCTTTACGCCTTTCTCATCCAGTTTCTTGCGGTAGAAGGGAACGTTGGCATAAACTCTTTCGACGAGGCTTTGAAGTCGCCTCAACTGGAGTTTTTCCAAGTCCTCTCGTGGCATTGTTTCCGTTTCGACATCGTACAGCATTACCGAATCTCCTCTTCTTGTTGATCGTAACGTACCGTAAGCAGGATTGAACATGCCGCCCCGGCGGAAATGGCTCGGGCGCGGCGTATCGTCGGCGTGCAGTTTTCGCCGTTTTGGCGCACAATACCCCGACGTACCGGCGACTCTGCACAATCTTGCGCTTGCGCGTCAACCCCTTTCGCGAAGATGGACGGCAGGTTTCGCGGTGATTCGCTGGTTGGCGCATTCCGATGGCTACGGGCGGAAATGGTGCAAGGCGTGCGCAGACCGTGATTGCGGCCCGGTGTGAAATGCTTTATGTGATGTCGCGTCCGCGTCGTTTCGGCCGGGCCTGTGCGCACCGTCGCGCATCGTCGATGGACGTCTCGTCCGTGGCGGGGCAGGCTGGATGCGGGTGGACACAATATTTCGTGTGCAAGGCGCTTGCCTTCGGGAAGCGTCTGTCGGCGGGGGGAGCCTCGCTGGATGCGCGAGCAAAAGGAGCAACTGCAAGACATGAGTGAAACCGTAAAAAAGACCCCCGGCACCGTCGAGAAGATGAAGATCGTTGCCGAGTGGCTTGATGAGAAGAAGGGCCGTGACATCATGGCCATGAATGTGTCCGGACTGTGCAGCATCACCGAGGGACTGGTGGTTGTCAGCGCGGGCAGCGTGAAGCACGGT
Coding sequences within:
- a CDS encoding ACT domain-containing protein, yielding MKSEQISIFLENRAGRLAEVTRVLSENKVNIRALSLADTSDFGILRLIVDDFEKAKTVLKDNGFTVGRTTVVAAEVADQPGGLHAILGMLSEHGVNVEYMYAFVQQSGKNAVMIFRFDRTDQAIEILQKNNIKIIPGDQLYKM
- a CDS encoding phenylacetate--CoA ligase family protein; its protein translation is MLYDVETETMPREDLEKLQLRRLQSLVERVYANVPFYRKKLDEKGVKPADIRSLSDVQYLPFTEKQDLRNNYPFGLFAVPRENVVRIHSSSGTTGKATVVGYTRRDVRTWASLMARSFVAAGANSADIVHNAYGYGLFTGGLGVHYGAEELGATIVPVSGGSTRRQVQLLKDFGPTVICSTPSYMQYLYEAAVDAGIDIKELPLRIGIFGAEPWTEEMRRDLENKLGITAVDIYGLSEIMGPGVAIECREAQNGLHMAEDHFLPEIIDPVTGEPLPAGSVGELVITTLTKEALPLLRYRTRDLTRLDYVPCKCGRTHVRMHRIMGRSDDMLIIRGVNVFPSQIESIILETEGTAPHYQIIVKREASLDTMEIRVEVDEKFLSHEIRGLQMLEGKIQKSIKEFLGVTAKVKLVEPKTIERSEGKAKRIIDLRNS